A genome region from Sphingobium sp. WTD-1 includes the following:
- a CDS encoding nuclear transport factor 2 family protein codes for MGAAPIPPSAETDKAAIRQVIADMEAAWNRGDFHGYMAGFLNPGVTFVSRGQFQRDWQGTLDHYVRDYGASPETRGTLHFCDIRIEMLAPDAAQLISRFHLAAKPGQSGINTRLMRKVEGRWVIALNHVSAFEPDATHPAYCQ; via the coding sequence ATGGGCGCCGCGCCGATCCCCCCTTCGGCGGAGACGGATAAGGCGGCGATCCGCCAGGTGATTGCCGACATGGAAGCTGCCTGGAACCGGGGTGATTTTCACGGCTATATGGCGGGCTTCCTCAACCCTGGCGTCACCTTCGTGTCGCGCGGCCAGTTCCAGCGCGACTGGCAGGGAACGCTCGACCATTATGTCCGCGACTATGGCGCCTCGCCCGAGACGCGCGGCACGCTCCATTTCTGCGACATCAGGATCGAGATGCTGGCGCCCGACGCAGCCCAGCTGATCAGCCGCTTCCACCTTGCCGCCAAACCCGGCCAGTCCGGCATCAATACGCGGCTGATGCGCAAGGTCGAGGGCCGCTGGGTGATCGCCCTCAACCATGTGTCGGCGTTCGAGCCGGACGCGACCCACCCAGCCTATTGCCAATGA
- a CDS encoding DUF885 family protein, producing the protein MKMPHAASLLAIAWLAGTAPVVLAQTAPATNAPTAQPTAADLKLKALYDAEWTWRQKEFARLPGSGRTEGGADDHLPSVTAATQQRRYAYWSDILKQLDQIPDAQLSHEEYINKAVFKTSVWENATKIKYKTYEAPFNSDTFFWTGLNPRTPFSSADNYRRYLGRMKDIPRYFDEQIANMQAGLKRGYTVPRVSIEGRDKTIEPFLAAGTDNPFYKAFAAMPDTIPADQRQAMQAQAQALIRDAIAPSYQKLLTFMRGEYMPKARKTIDAYSLPDGKAFYQDQIREYTTLDLTPQQIHEIGLKEVARIDADMKKTMADAKFQGSFAEFLEFMRTDPQFYAKTPRELLSYSAYVTKKMDGKLKDTFNNLPRYRFTILPVPDEIAPIYTSGRGGLESCLMNTYDLPSRPLYNLTALTLHECNPGHSFQAAYALEAPNRPAFRGQTYFSGYGEGWGLYTEWLGTKLGMYETPYEEFGRETFEMWRAVRLVIDTGMHSMGWTRQQAIDYMASHTALAKLDITNEVDRYIAWPAQALAYKLGELSIRKMRAKAEAELGDKFDQRPFHDTLLTMGSVPLPVMEAELDTFIQAEKAKAAAGASGAAQ; encoded by the coding sequence ATGAAAATGCCCCATGCCGCATCCTTGCTCGCCATCGCCTGGCTCGCCGGCACGGCCCCGGTTGTCCTCGCCCAGACGGCGCCGGCCACCAATGCACCGACCGCACAGCCGACCGCCGCCGACCTGAAGCTCAAGGCGCTGTATGACGCCGAATGGACCTGGCGCCAGAAGGAATTTGCCCGGCTGCCCGGCAGCGGCCGGACCGAAGGCGGCGCCGACGATCATCTGCCCAGCGTGACGGCCGCCACCCAGCAGCGCCGCTATGCCTATTGGAGCGACATTCTCAAACAGCTCGACCAGATCCCCGACGCCCAGCTGTCGCATGAGGAGTACATCAACAAGGCGGTGTTCAAGACCTCGGTCTGGGAGAATGCGACCAAGATCAAGTACAAGACCTATGAGGCGCCGTTCAACAGCGACACCTTCTTCTGGACCGGCCTCAACCCGCGCACGCCCTTTTCCAGCGCCGACAATTATCGCCGCTATCTCGGCCGGATGAAGGACATCCCGCGCTATTTCGACGAGCAGATCGCGAATATGCAGGCGGGCCTTAAGCGCGGCTATACCGTGCCGCGCGTGTCGATCGAGGGGCGTGACAAGACGATCGAACCCTTCCTGGCCGCCGGCACCGACAATCCCTTCTACAAGGCGTTTGCCGCGATGCCGGACACCATCCCGGCCGACCAGCGCCAGGCGATGCAGGCCCAGGCCCAGGCACTGATCCGCGACGCCATCGCCCCCAGCTATCAGAAGCTGCTGACCTTCATGCGTGGCGAATATATGCCCAAGGCGCGCAAGACGATCGACGCCTATTCGCTGCCCGACGGCAAGGCTTTCTACCAGGACCAGATCCGTGAATATACCACGCTGGACCTGACGCCGCAGCAGATCCACGAGATCGGCCTGAAGGAAGTCGCGCGCATCGACGCGGACATGAAGAAGACGATGGCGGATGCCAAGTTCCAGGGCAGCTTCGCCGAGTTCCTGGAATTCATGCGCACCGATCCGCAATTCTATGCCAAGACCCCGCGCGAGCTGCTGTCCTATTCCGCCTATGTCACCAAGAAGATGGACGGCAAGCTGAAGGACACGTTCAACAATCTGCCGCGCTATCGCTTCACCATCCTGCCGGTGCCGGACGAGATCGCTCCCATCTACACCTCGGGGCGGGGCGGGCTCGAATCCTGCCTGATGAACACCTATGACCTGCCCTCGCGCCCGCTCTACAATCTGACCGCGCTGACGCTGCACGAATGCAATCCGGGCCACAGCTTCCAGGCCGCCTATGCGCTGGAAGCCCCCAACCGCCCGGCCTTCCGCGGCCAGACCTATTTCTCGGGCTATGGCGAGGGCTGGGGCCTCTATACCGAATGGCTGGGCACGAAGCTGGGCATGTATGAGACGCCCTATGAGGAATTCGGCCGCGAGACGTTCGAAATGTGGCGCGCGGTGCGGCTGGTGATCGACACCGGCATGCACTCCATGGGTTGGACGCGGCAGCAGGCGATCGACTATATGGCCAGCCACACCGCGCTCGCGAAGCTCGACATCACCAATGAGGTCGATCGCTATATCGCCTGGCCGGCGCAGGCGCTGGCCTACAAGCTGGGCGAATTGTCGATCCGCAAGATGCGCGCCAAGGCCGAGGCGGAGCTGGGCGACAAGTTCGACCAGCGCCCGTTCCACGACACGCTGCTGACCATGGGGTCGGTGCCGCTGCCGGTGATGGAGGCGGAACTCGACACCTTCATCCAGGCGGAAAAGGCCAAGGCCGCAGCCGGGGCGTCCGGTGCGGCGCAGTAA